The nucleotide sequence GCCGATTATGGCTGCGTAAAATTTATCAACGACACCTCCGACGCCCTTGAGATGGGTATTGCCGCATTTAAAAGCGATGTTTTTACCTATCTTGAAAAATCGCGGGAAAAGGCGACCATCATATTTGCCGACCCTCCTTATGACCTTCCTATAGAGTCCTTTGAAAAAATTCCCCAAAAGGTATTCGAAAACGGCCTATTGCTAGACAACGGACTACTCATCATTGAGCACTCGAGCCACATGGACCTATCACATCTTGAACATTTTGTGGAAAAAAGAAAGTACGGAGGTAGCATTTTTAGCTTTTTTGCCTGGCCCGAACCAGTCACCCTCTAAACCAAAAATAAAAAAAGCAGGCCATAAGCCGGATTCTGTCAAGCCCCGAGGGACTTCCCTATCATTTATCTAGTACCAACATTACTGCTGGCCTCTAACCGCCTACCCTTCGGCTCGGGCGTGCAACCCTCAAGCACCGATTTACATGGCGTTTCACCGCATAGAGTTTACCTGGTTTCACTACAGCATTACCTGTACATACTTTCTGCTGCACTTGTCCTTTCCGTTAAACGGACGACGGGCGTTACCCGCTATGCTGCACTATGGTGTCCGGACTTTCCTCTCCCGTTTTCACGGCAGCGATAAGGCGACCTGCTCAACCTGCAAAATTAGAACAATTGTTGATAAATAAAGACTTTATCTTGTCGAAATAAAACCCTCTTACCAATCCTATTTTTATATTTGCACATTCGAGTGAACGTAAATTCTAAACCGTAGTTTCTTTTGGAACCCTTTATTGTATCGGCACGTAAATATAGACCCCAGACATTTAGGGATGTTGTGGGACAACAGGCCATTACCAATACCCTCACCAATGCCATTGAACACAATCATTTGGCACAGGCCCTTTTATTCTGTGGCCCTAGGGGAGTTGGTAAAACTACCTGTGCGCGTATTTTGGCCAAACAGATCAATTCAGATGGTACCGAACGTGAAGGTGAAGATTTTGCCTTCAATATTTTTGAGCTCGATGCCGCTTCGAACAACTCGGTAGACGATATCCGTAACCTTATCGACCAGGTACGTATCCCGCCCCAAGTCGGCAAATACAAAGTATATATCATCGATGAGGTGCATATGCTCTCGCAATCGGCTTTCAACGCTTTTCTAAAAACCCTGGAAGAGCCACCAAAACACGCCATTTTCATTTTGGCGACCACAGAGAAGCACAAAATTATACCTACGATACTTTCGCGTTGTCAAATTTTTGATTTCAAGCGAATTACCGTCAAAGACGCCGCCGAATACCTAA is from Zobellia galactanivorans and encodes:
- a CDS encoding RsmD family RNA methyltransferase, whose translation is MRIISGTHKGKRISAPKKLPVRPTTDMAKEALFNILNNRYYFDELTVVDLFSGTGNISYEFASRGTKNISAVDADYGCVKFINDTSDALEMGIAAFKSDVFTYLEKSREKATIIFADPPYDLPIESFEKIPQKVFENGLLLDNGLLIIEHSSHMDLSHLEHFVEKRKYGGSIFSFFAWPEPVTL